The Natronoarchaeum philippinense genome includes the window TGCAACTAAACGTGGGGCGCTATCAGGCGGCGCTCGTCATCATCGGGCTGTTGCTCGTGATCCTGATCGGCACCGTGTTCGCCGTCATGCGCGCGATGGTGATCAGCGCGGAGAAAGACGGCGACAACCCGCTCGACGCGTTGACGAACCCGCTTTTCGTCGTCCTGTTCCTCTTTGTCGCCATCGCCGTCAGCGTGTTCGTCGGCGTCTACACCTGGCTGTTCTGAGTTTCCACAGTTCCAATTACTCCGTCGTTACTCTCCCGCCTCGACCAGCTCCGGCAGTCCCCGCAAATCCTCGATCTCGTGGGTTGCCGGCGTCGACAGTTCGGCGTCCCGCCGATGCGAACGCCGGACGAACGCAGAGTCGATTCCCGCCCGGTCGGCGGCAACGATGTCGCTCTGACTGTCGCCGACGTACAGCGGCTCGTCGACGCCGAGGCGGCTACGGACCGTCTCTATCATCGACGGATCGGGCTTCTTGGTCCGGAGTCCTGAGAGCGTCGGCTGGCGACCGATGGCGACATCGACCGCGTCGAGCCCGTAGTAGTCGACGACGTACGCGACGAGTTCGGCCTGATTGTTGCTGACGACGCCGACGGGCACGTCCAGCCCGTCGAGCACGTCCACGTCGTCGAACGCGGGCTTGCGCCCGGCACGGATCTCGGCTTGCTGAGCGAGCGCGGCGTTGCGGTCGCGGCGGCGCCAGAACGCGGCGGGATCGAAGCCATAGGAGTCGGCGACGGCTTCGAGATCGTCGATCGTGAGGTGGTGCAGCGCCTCGATGTCCTCGGCAGGCGGGTCGGCGACGCCGAACTCGCCGAACGTCGTCTCGATGGCGCGTTCGAGCACGTCGATCTCGGTGAGGTAGGTCAACACGCCGTCGTTGTCGAAGATGACCGCGTCGTACATACTGGTAGCTACCGGGCGTTGGCACCGGTCACACTTAGCTTCGAGAGAAATCGGATTCTGCAGCGCCCGGCGATCAGGACGACCGGGAGAGCGCGGGCACGAGCCCGCCGGCGGCGTCACGCAGCGCCCACCAAGCCGCCGCGAGCGCGAGTCCGCCGATCAGCCCCCCGGCGAGTGCGAGTTCGGCCTGTGCAGAGGGGGCGATGACGAGCCGACCCTGAAGCAGTAGTCCGGCGAGCAACGCGGCGGCGCCGAAAGCGGTCGCCGGAGTCCGGCGGGACGCCGATTCGTCCATCGACCAGAGGCCGAGGGACAACAGCGCGGCAAACGCCAACAGCCCGACGGCGTAGTAGCCGATGTGGACAGGGACGGATCCGGAGATCAGGACGAAGGGCGTGGCGACGGCGACGACGGGGACGAGTGCGAAGGCGGCGAGCGCCCCCCAGCGCTGGGGCGTTTCAAGCGCGGTGTCGAACGTCAGCGCCGTCGCGGTCACCAGCAGCGAGAAGATGAGGACC containing:
- a CDS encoding HAD family hydrolase, whose amino-acid sequence is MYDAVIFDNDGVLTYLTEIDVLERAIETTFGEFGVADPPAEDIEALHHLTIDDLEAVADSYGFDPAAFWRRRDRNAALAQQAEIRAGRKPAFDDVDVLDGLDVPVGVVSNNQAELVAYVVDYYGLDAVDVAIGRQPTLSGLRTKKPDPSMIETVRSRLGVDEPLYVGDSQSDIVAADRAGIDSAFVRRSHRRDAELSTPATHEIEDLRGLPELVEAGE
- a CDS encoding COX15/CtaA family protein, encoding MASASSDTGGGGLVSFHQLAVATTALTFVLLLLGIYTAVAGAGLTCAGRWPFCDGWLGLFPANWPSFIEWFHRLVAMVVGFMVFGLTVSAWRRGRSKAVRWATTGALALLPTQIILGALTVTQYEIVILTAHFVFAVLIFSLLVTATALTFDTALETPQRWGALAAFALVPVVAVATPFVLISGSVPVHIGYYAVGLLAFAALLSLGLWSMDESASRRTPATAFGAAALLAGLLLQGRLVIAPSAQAELALAGGLIGGLALAAAWWALRDAAGGLVPALSRSS